A part of Corynebacterium afermentans subsp. lipophilum genomic DNA contains:
- a CDS encoding amino acid ABC transporter permease, with the protein MSTPYSKYATSQQERTRPERIQAKPLRHPGRWALAALLVVLVVWFVIGAARNDAYGWDTYFSYLLDTRIATAALHTIAITVLAMLIGVAGGVLLAVMRMSPNPVFKTVGWIFLWIFRGTPVYVQLMFWGLIGAIYDTINLGFTEIPLDPFTSSAFALAVVGLGLNEAAYMAEIVRSGISAVPEGQVEASKALGMSWSQTMRRTVLPQAMRIIIPPTGNEFISLLKTSSLVVAIPYSLELYGRSMDIAAALFEPVPMLLVAATWYLVITSLLMVAQHYLERYFDRGATRQLTARQLASLADAEGTIPNNVEIVEEPQKKGQR; encoded by the coding sequence ATGAGCACCCCCTATTCCAAGTACGCCACGAGCCAGCAAGAGCGCACCCGCCCCGAGCGCATCCAGGCCAAGCCGCTGCGCCACCCGGGCCGCTGGGCGCTCGCCGCCCTGCTCGTGGTGCTGGTGGTCTGGTTTGTCATCGGCGCCGCGCGTAACGACGCCTACGGTTGGGACACCTACTTCTCCTACCTCCTGGACACCCGCATCGCCACCGCGGCGCTGCACACCATCGCCATCACAGTGCTGGCCATGCTCATCGGCGTGGCCGGCGGCGTGCTGCTGGCGGTGATGCGCATGAGCCCGAACCCGGTGTTCAAAACCGTCGGTTGGATCTTCCTGTGGATCTTCCGCGGCACCCCGGTCTACGTCCAGCTGATGTTCTGGGGCCTAATCGGCGCGATCTACGACACGATCAACCTCGGTTTCACCGAGATCCCGCTGGACCCGTTCACCTCCTCGGCGTTCGCGCTCGCCGTGGTGGGCCTGGGTTTAAACGAGGCCGCCTACATGGCCGAGATTGTCCGCTCCGGCATCTCCGCGGTGCCGGAGGGCCAGGTGGAGGCCTCCAAGGCGCTGGGTATGAGCTGGAGCCAGACAATGCGCCGCACCGTGTTGCCGCAGGCGATGCGCATCATCATCCCACCCACCGGCAACGAGTTCATCTCGCTGCTGAAAACCTCCTCGCTGGTGGTGGCCATCCCCTACTCGCTGGAGCTCTACGGCCGTTCCATGGACATCGCCGCGGCCCTGTTCGAGCCGGTGCCGATGCTTTTGGTCGCCGCTACCTGGTACCTGGTGATCACCTCGCTGCTCATGGTGGCGCAGCACTACCTGGAGCGCTACTTCGACCGGGGTGCCACCCGCCAGCTCACCGCCCGCCAGCTGGCCAGCCTGGCCGACGCCGAGGGCACCATCCCCAACAACGTTGAAATCGTGGAAGAACCGCAGAAGAAGGGGCAGCGCTAA
- a CDS encoding lyase family protein: MFDNPITSSGYITPAMAEAWSVRASVRAWYEVEAALAAAEADAGMIPREAAEAIGAAVEPSDEVIAAISAGASGNPFTRGLDALRGSLPEHASRWVHYGATTQDIMDTARALQIRESLGLVQDELGELERALVHGAHEQAGTVMVARTNGQFALPTTLGYRYARWAESVRRSRRRLDETTPRATVAQFSGAAGTYASMGERGSQVARGVAAELGLPFAEVAWHAERDTITELCATLAIAGQTLAKIAEDLFDMQRSDFAEAAEEMDVHFSGSSTMPQKRNPFDTMKISVAARVAAGSAATVLTQPPSSLERDHRALEVDRDAVPRIFAAVHGAAAKLVHLLAALRFDTERLYANAAAEGVLTVTEGIMMAFAPRIGHGRAHDVVQEFATEHRRSGVGLEEFVANYGPFGGDGAMGQETLAEQLAGIDLEAIQRPESYTGQAERIAREI, translated from the coding sequence ATGTTCGATAATCCAATTACCAGCAGCGGGTACATCACCCCCGCGATGGCCGAGGCCTGGTCGGTCCGCGCCAGCGTCCGCGCCTGGTACGAGGTGGAGGCGGCGCTGGCCGCAGCCGAGGCCGACGCGGGCATGATCCCCCGCGAGGCCGCGGAGGCGATCGGCGCCGCCGTCGAGCCGAGCGACGAGGTCATCGCCGCGATCAGCGCGGGCGCCTCGGGCAACCCGTTCACCCGCGGCCTCGACGCGCTGCGCGGCAGCCTGCCCGAGCACGCGAGCCGCTGGGTGCACTACGGCGCCACGACCCAGGACATCATGGACACCGCGCGTGCCCTGCAGATCCGCGAGAGCCTCGGGCTGGTGCAGGATGAGCTCGGGGAGCTTGAGCGCGCCCTCGTCCACGGCGCGCATGAGCAGGCCGGCACCGTGATGGTGGCGCGTACCAACGGGCAGTTCGCGCTGCCCACCACACTGGGCTACCGCTACGCGCGCTGGGCCGAGAGCGTGCGTCGCTCCCGCCGGCGGCTCGACGAGACCACGCCGCGGGCAACCGTCGCCCAGTTCTCCGGCGCCGCTGGCACCTACGCCTCGATGGGCGAGCGGGGCTCGCAGGTCGCCCGTGGAGTGGCGGCGGAGCTCGGCCTGCCGTTCGCAGAGGTGGCGTGGCACGCGGAGCGCGACACCATCACCGAGCTGTGCGCCACCCTGGCGATCGCGGGTCAGACGCTGGCCAAGATCGCGGAGGACCTCTTCGACATGCAGCGTTCCGACTTCGCCGAGGCGGCGGAGGAGATGGACGTGCACTTCTCGGGGTCATCGACAATGCCGCAGAAGCGCAACCCGTTCGACACGATGAAGATCTCCGTCGCGGCACGCGTGGCCGCCGGCAGCGCCGCCACCGTGCTCACCCAGCCGCCGAGCTCGCTCGAGCGTGATCACCGTGCCCTCGAGGTCGACCGCGACGCTGTGCCGCGGATCTTCGCGGCGGTGCACGGTGCCGCAGCGAAGCTGGTGCACCTGCTCGCCGCCCTGCGCTTCGACACCGAACGGCTCTACGCCAACGCGGCGGCGGAGGGCGTGCTCACCGTGACCGAGGGGATCATGATGGCGTTCGCGCCGCGGATCGGGCACGGGCGCGCGCACGACGTGGTGCAGGAGTTTGCCACCGAGCACCGCCGCAGCGGCGTCGGACTCGAGGAGTTCGTGGCGAACTACGGCCCGTTCGGCGGCGACGGCGCCATGGGACAGGAGACGTTGGCCGAGCAGCTCGCGGGCATCGACCTCGAGGCGATCCAGCGCCCCGAGTCGTATACCGGCCAGGCCGAGCGGATCGCGCGCGAGATCTAG
- a CDS encoding MFS transporter, translating to MTDSPHTPENHSILKQPVAVWALAFACAVSFMGIGLVDPILPAISRELDASPTQTMLLFTSYLLITALAMFFSAFISSRIGVKTTLLIGLALIVAFSALSGAAGSVDAIIGFRAGWGLGNALFISTALAAIVGVAAGHAGQAVILYEAAMGVGMAIGPLVGGMLGEISWRAPFYGTAVLMAAGFIAIATLLAKAERKPEPVALTAGLAAAKDPALLTLGLVAFFYNFGFFTLLAYSPYPIEEAAALSGRNFGATELGYVFFGWGLALAVSSVFIAPRLTRAFGLMPVVVTVLLGFSAVLAGLGFGAHRLSVVVVLVILAGFFSGVFNTVLTEAVMEATEMPRNVASSSYSGMRFLGGAVAPAVSGPLAAALGAGVPYWFGAGSLVVSLLILFAGRKTLHRIL from the coding sequence GTGACAGACTCGCCGCACACACCGGAAAACCATTCAATCCTTAAACAGCCCGTCGCTGTGTGGGCCCTGGCCTTCGCCTGCGCGGTGTCATTCATGGGCATCGGGTTGGTGGACCCGATCCTGCCGGCGATTAGCCGGGAGCTTGACGCCTCCCCGACTCAAACGATGCTGCTGTTTACCAGCTACCTGCTTATTACCGCGCTGGCGATGTTCTTCAGCGCATTCATTTCCTCGCGCATCGGTGTCAAGACCACGCTCCTGATCGGTTTGGCGCTGATCGTCGCCTTCTCTGCGCTGTCTGGTGCTGCTGGTTCGGTCGACGCAATCATCGGCTTCCGCGCTGGCTGGGGTCTAGGAAACGCACTGTTTATCTCGACGGCGCTGGCAGCCATCGTCGGCGTGGCGGCGGGCCACGCGGGCCAGGCAGTGATCCTATACGAGGCCGCGATGGGCGTCGGTATGGCCATCGGCCCCCTCGTCGGCGGCATGCTGGGCGAGATCAGCTGGCGCGCACCCTTCTACGGCACGGCGGTGCTGATGGCGGCCGGCTTTATCGCGATTGCGACGCTGCTGGCCAAGGCGGAGCGCAAACCGGAGCCCGTCGCGCTGACGGCGGGGCTCGCCGCAGCCAAGGACCCGGCCCTGCTCACGCTCGGCTTGGTGGCGTTTTTCTACAACTTCGGGTTCTTCACCCTGCTCGCCTACTCGCCCTACCCCATCGAGGAAGCTGCCGCGCTAAGCGGGCGCAACTTCGGCGCGACTGAGCTGGGCTACGTCTTCTTCGGCTGGGGCCTGGCGCTGGCCGTGTCTTCGGTGTTCATCGCGCCTCGCCTGACCCGCGCCTTCGGTCTGATGCCGGTGGTGGTCACCGTGCTCCTCGGCTTCAGCGCTGTTCTGGCGGGCCTCGGCTTCGGCGCTCACCGGCTGAGCGTTGTAGTGGTCCTGGTCATCCTCGCGGGTTTCTTCAGCGGCGTGTTCAACACGGTGCTGACTGAAGCTGTCATGGAGGCCACGGAGATGCCGCGAAACGTGGCGTCGTCGAGCTATTCGGGTATGCGCTTCCTCGGCGGCGCGGTGGCACCAGCTGTATCCGGCCCGCTGGCTGCAGCTCTGGGTGCCGGCGTGCCGTACTGGTTCGGCGCAGGGTCCCTCGTGGTGTCCCTGCTGATCCTCTTCGCAGGTCGAAAGACTCTGCATCGCATTCTCTAA
- a CDS encoding MarR family winged helix-turn-helix transcriptional regulator, with the protein MELSNVSMRALAALEREPGLRIGELAAREGIRQPSMSQAMKRLVNDGYAARHTADDDARATALTITDAGREVLRSYRAAAAEAVAPVFEPLKPEDVATLKRAAELLPELTAELKQREGGRA; encoded by the coding sequence ATGGAGCTTTCAAACGTTTCCATGCGCGCGCTTGCGGCCCTCGAGCGCGAGCCGGGGCTCCGGATTGGAGAGCTTGCAGCACGGGAAGGCATCCGCCAGCCCTCCATGAGCCAGGCCATGAAGCGGCTTGTGAACGACGGTTACGCCGCCAGACACACCGCCGACGACGATGCCCGCGCAACAGCGCTGACCATCACCGACGCCGGCCGCGAGGTTCTACGCAGCTACAGGGCAGCAGCAGCCGAGGCGGTAGCCCCTGTGTTCGAGCCGTTGAAGCCGGAGGACGTCGCGACGCTCAAGCGCGCGGCGGAGCTTCTGCCGGAGCTAACCGCAGAGTTGAAACAACGAGAAGGAGGTCGCGCGTGA
- a CDS encoding ABC transporter substrate-binding protein → MQHTTFLRVAACLGATTLLAGCVTNEEGGTPDGWEPIVPDAVPEIAAMVPPEVAADGVLNVGTNPPFAPFEFKDSQGELIGVELDLARAAAGVMGMDFQADDMDFAMILPAVSAGSLDVGASGFTDNEERRQSFDFVNFLYAGVQWAAQPGSGVDPDNACGLTVSVQRTTVSDTDDVRPKSEACEAAGKDPITVLAFDTADNAALAALVGRADAYSADSPVTAWAVERSDGVLEMIGEMFDAAPYGFAVPKGSPLADAMAAAMQHLIDTGDYERILEQWNIDTGLLDQALKNEQPLGGQ, encoded by the coding sequence ATGCAACACACCACCTTCCTACGCGTTGCCGCGTGCCTGGGCGCGACAACGCTGCTCGCGGGTTGCGTGACCAACGAGGAGGGCGGCACCCCCGACGGCTGGGAACCCATCGTCCCGGACGCTGTTCCTGAAATTGCGGCCATGGTGCCGCCAGAGGTCGCCGCAGACGGCGTGCTTAACGTGGGCACGAACCCGCCGTTCGCCCCTTTCGAGTTCAAGGACTCGCAAGGCGAGCTCATCGGCGTGGAACTGGACCTCGCGCGCGCTGCAGCGGGCGTAATGGGGATGGATTTCCAGGCCGACGACATGGACTTCGCCATGATCTTGCCCGCCGTGTCCGCGGGCAGCTTGGACGTTGGCGCGTCCGGTTTCACGGACAACGAGGAACGCCGCCAGTCCTTCGACTTTGTCAACTTCCTCTACGCCGGCGTGCAGTGGGCCGCCCAGCCGGGCTCGGGCGTGGACCCGGATAACGCCTGCGGGCTCACGGTGTCGGTGCAGCGCACGACCGTGTCGGACACTGACGACGTGCGCCCGAAGTCGGAGGCCTGCGAGGCGGCCGGTAAGGACCCGATCACGGTGCTGGCCTTCGACACCGCCGACAACGCCGCACTCGCCGCGCTGGTGGGCCGCGCGGACGCGTACAGCGCTGACTCCCCCGTGACCGCCTGGGCCGTGGAGCGCTCCGACGGCGTGCTGGAGATGATCGGCGAGATGTTCGACGCAGCCCCCTACGGCTTCGCGGTGCCGAAGGGCTCGCCACTCGCCGACGCGATGGCGGCGGCGATGCAGCACCTCATCGACACTGGCGACTACGAGCGGATTCTCGAGCAGTGGAACATCGATACCGGCCTTTTGGACCAGGCCCTGAAAAATGAACAACCTCTGGGAGGACAGTGA